One Myxococcota bacterium genomic region harbors:
- a CDS encoding amidohydrolase family protein, which yields MGAIDYWCNAFAPDRSPLWDDAIAAQGIPLKVRSDDDDRFATLEVMVERMDALGIDTLVLPCAEVPERAEPFAYERYATSPAELGKWASAHPGRFVGLASLDPTEGVRGLAATRTLVEGLPIVGLHLHTHSFDRRFDHRDLYPFYALAAEHDLAVVVQAGTSGGRMASECGRPIGIDRPALFFEDTPFVLSHTGWPWVDEAIAMALKHRNVFLGTAAYPPHHWPPAVVDFLRGPGRTKTLFGTSFPVVGHRQALGRLDALELDAATREALLGGNARRVFPALARD from the coding sequence GTGGGCGCGATCGATTACTGGTGCAATGCGTTCGCCCCCGACCGGAGCCCACTCTGGGACGACGCGATCGCCGCCCAGGGAATCCCGCTCAAGGTCCGCAGCGACGACGACGACCGCTTCGCCACGCTCGAGGTGATGGTGGAGCGCATGGACGCGCTCGGCATCGACACCCTCGTGTTGCCGTGCGCCGAGGTGCCCGAGCGCGCCGAACCTTTCGCCTACGAGCGCTACGCCACGTCGCCCGCCGAGCTGGGGAAGTGGGCGTCGGCCCACCCGGGGCGTTTCGTCGGGCTCGCGAGCCTCGACCCGACGGAAGGGGTCCGCGGTCTCGCCGCCACCCGTACCCTCGTCGAGGGCCTGCCGATCGTCGGCCTGCACCTCCACACCCACAGCTTCGATCGGCGCTTCGATCATCGCGACCTCTACCCGTTCTATGCGCTGGCGGCGGAACACGACCTCGCGGTCGTCGTGCAGGCGGGCACGTCGGGTGGACGCATGGCGAGCGAGTGCGGCCGCCCGATCGGCATCGACCGGCCGGCGCTCTTCTTCGAGGACACGCCCTTCGTGCTGTCCCACACGGGCTGGCCCTGGGTCGACGAGGCGATCGCGATGGCCCTCAAGCACCGCAACGTCTTCCTCGGCACCGCCGCCTACCCGCCGCACCACTGGCCGCCGGCCGTCGTCGACTTCCTGCGCGGGCCGGGACGCACGAAGACGCTCTTCGGCACGAGCTTTCCCGTCGTCGGCCACCGCCAGGCGCTCGGCCGCCTCGACGCGCTCGAGCTCGACGCGGCGACCCGCGAAGCCCTGCTCGGCGGCAACGCGCGCCGCGTCTTTCCCGCGCTCGCACGCGACTGA